The proteins below come from a single Zea mays cultivar B73 chromosome 8, Zm-B73-REFERENCE-NAM-5.0, whole genome shotgun sequence genomic window:
- the LOC109941936 gene encoding uncharacterized protein isoform X1: MFSLQSSPPPSGAAGETLRADAAAPSHLYGARCLHALSTLPQPAGVQDPAAATAPSQRQTSLAASTDSARITRFNNENEAQADALNFGQSSGSLKNKKVTSAFSILLYILDSH; the protein is encoded by the exons ATGTTCTCTCTGCAGTCCTCGCCTCCGCCCTCCGGCGCGGCGGGGGAGACTTTGCGCGCCGACGCGGCCGCGCCGTCTCATCTGTATGGCGCCCGGTGTCTCCACGCGCTCTCCACTCTCCCGCAGCCCGCAGGAGTGCAGGACCCGGCTGCCGCAACCGCCCCGTCGCAGCGCCAAACATCG CTAGCAGCTTCTACTGATTCTGCAAGAATCACAAGATTCAACAATGAAAATGAAGCTCAAGCTGATGCGCTGAACTTCGGACAGTCTTCAGGTTCACTAAAAAACAAGAAAGTGACTTCAGCTTTCAGCATACTGCTGTACATTCTTGATTCCCATTAA
- the LOC100194111 gene encoding Probable potassium transporter 2, with product MDAEAGVAGADQLPRRQYYLNLLLLAYQSFGVVYGDLSTSPLYVYKSTFSGKLRHYQDEETVFGVLSLIFWTFTLIPLLKYVIIVLSADDNGEGGPFALYSLLCRHAKLSLLPNQQAADEELSSYYRNGFAPRNGSSPWSRRFLEKHKKMRTLFLLIVLCGASMVIGDGVLTPAISVLSSMSGLHVRATGLHHSSVVLLSCIVLVGLFALQHRGTQKVAFMFAPIVIIWLLSIGGIGLYNILHWNPNVYQALSPYYMVKFFRKTGSEAMFADLGHFTSASVRVAFITVIYPCLMLQYMGHAAFLSKNTFHMPTGFYDTIPEPVFWPVFVVATLAAVVGSQAVISATFSIVKQCHALGCFPRVKVVHTSRWIYGQIYIPEINWILMVLCVAVTIAFRDTTLIGNAYGIACMTVMLVTTFLMALIVIFVWQRNIIFSLVFLVFFGSIEAVYLSSSLMKVPQGGWVPLVLAFIFMSVMYIWHYGSRRKYQFDLQNKVSMRSILSLGPSLGIVRVPGVGLIYTELVTGVPSIFSHFVTNLPAFHEVLVFLCVKSVPVPYVSPDERYLVGRIGPKEYRMYRCIVRYGYKDVQRDDDNFENMLVMSIAKFIMMEAEDASSASYDIANEGRMAVITTTDASGSPLAMRDFDGLADSMSTRSSKSESLRSLQSSYEQESPSVNRRRRVRFEVPEEDGMGQQVKEELTALVEAKHAGIAYIMGHSYIKARRNSNFLKKFAIDVGYSFLRKNCRGPSVTLHIPHISLIEVGMIYYV from the exons ATGGACGCCGAGGCCGGCGTCGCCGGCGCCGACCAGCTTCCG CGGAGGCAGTACTACCTGAATCTACTGCTTTTAGCTTACCAGAGCTTTGGTGTTGTTTACGGGGACCTGAGCACATCGCCTCTCTACGTGTATAAAAGTACGTTCTCTGGAAAGCTCAGACACTACCAAGACGAGGAGACAGTGTTCGGCGTACTTTCGCTCATCTTTTGGACCTTCACTCTGATTCCTTTGCTTAAGTATGTCATCATCGTCTTGAGTGCTGATGATAACGGCGAAG GTGGACCATTCGCTCTCTATTCGCTCCTTTGCAGGCATGCAAAACTCAGCTTGCTGCCAAATCAACAAGCAGCTGATGAGGAGCTATCTTCATACTATAGAAATGGGTTCGCGCCTCGCAATGGATCTTCACCTTGGTCAAGAAGGTTTCTGGAGAAGCACAAAAAAATGAGGACTCTGTTTCTTCTCATAGTTCTCTGTGGCGCTAGCATGGTGATTGGTGATGGTGTCCTTACCCCAGCAATCTCAG TACTCTCGTCTATGTCTGGATTACACGTTCGAGCTACTGGTCTACATCATA gttctgtagttctcctttCATGCATTGTGTTGGTTGGTCTATTTGCATTGCAACACCGAGGTACTCAGAAGGTTGCATTCATGTTTGCACCAATTGTCATCATCTGGCTGCTTTCCATTGGAGGAATTGGTTTATACAACATTCTTCATTGGAACCCAAATGTATATCAAGCTCTCTCTCCATATTATATGGTTAAGTTCTTTAGAAAGACAG GCAGTGAGGCAATGTTTGCTGACCTTGGTCACTTTACGAGTGCATCTGTCAGG GTGGCTTTTATTACCGTCATATACCCATGCCTTATGCTACAATATATGGGTCATGCTGCATTTCTGTCGAAGAACACATTTCACATGCCGACAGGTTTTTATGATACTATCCCAG AACCAGTGTTTTGGCCTGTCTTTGTGGTGGCCACACTTGCTGCTGTTGTTGGTAGCCAAGCTGTTATTTCAGCAACATTCTCCATTGTGAAACAATGCCATGCTTTGGGATGTTTCCCGCGAGTGAAGGTTGTCCACACATCGAGGTGGATCTATGGGCAGATATATATTCCAGAAATAAATTGGATTCTTATGGTTCTTTGCGTCGCTGTCACTATTGCATTTCGTGATACTACTCTTATTGGCAATGCCTACG GTATTGCATGCATGACTGTTATGCTTGTTACTACATTCTTGATGGCATTAATAGTCATCTTTGTTTGGCAAAGGAACATAATATTTTCCCTAGTTTTCCTGGTTTTCTTTGGATCCATTGAAGCTGTATATCTTTCGTCATCTCTCATGAAGGTTCCTCAGGGAGGATGGGTGCCTCTTGTGCTTGCATTCATATTCATGTCAGTCATGTACATCTGGCACTATGGGTCAAGGAGGAAGTACCAGTTTGACCTACAGAACAAAGTATCAATGAGATCCATCCTATCTCTCGGTCCAAGCCTTGGCATAGTTCGGGTTCCTGGTGTTGGATTGATTTACACAGAGCTGGTCACTGGTGTACCCTCCATCTTCTCCCATTTTGTCACGAATCTCCCTGCCTTCCATGAAGTTCTAGTCTTTCTCTGTGTGAAGTCAGTGCCAGTGCCATATGTTTCACCAGATGAGCGATACCTTGTGGGTAGGATTGGACCTAAAGAATATCGGATGTACCGTTGCATTGTTAGATATGGTTACAAAGATGTGCAGAGAGATGATGACAATTTTGAGAACATGTTAGTTATGAGCATCGCAAAGTTTATTATGATGGAAGCAGAAGATGCTTCTTCAGCAAGTTATGATATCGCTAACGAAGGAAGGATGGCGGTCATAACAACCACTGATGCCTCTGGCAGCCCATTGGCCATGAGGGATTTCGACGGCCTAGCTGACTCCATGTCTACGAGGAGCAGTAaatcagaaagccttcgaagtttGCAATCCTCCTACGAGCAAGAATCCCCGAGTGTAAACCGGCGCCGCCGTGTCCGCTTTGAGGTCCCAGAGGAGGATGGCATGGGTCAGCAAGTGAAAGAAGAACTCACGGCACTAGTTGAAGCGAAACATGCTGGGATCGCATACATCATGGGGCATTCTTATATCAAAGCCAGGAGGAACTCAAATTTCCTGAAGAAGTTTGCTATTGATGTTGGTTACTCTTTCCTCCGGAAGAACTGCAGAGGCCCATCAGTCACGCTGCACATTCCACACATTAGTCTGATAGAAGTCGGCATGATCTACTATGTTTAG
- the LOC103636313 gene encoding probable leucine-rich repeat receptor-like protein kinase, which translates to MTLPTPVVAGVAAGAAALLLAAALAVAWWWLVIVRRRRRRDRSSDTGSSSEAPPPTLAEWGRCGRTSSAPEFHGARQFSLEELAHATNGFAEANLVGAGAFGLVYKGLLLDGTVVAIKRRAGAPRQDFANEIRRLSEIWHRNVVTLIGFCQEGGLQMLVFEYLPNASVSGHLYDTGKETMTRLEFKQRLSIAIGAAKGLSHLHSLAPPLIHRDFKTSNVLVDENFIAKVSDAGIHRLLRGPDGGAVAALASRGVFQDPEVHSSAQAQLSETESSDVYSFGVFLLELVTGREAAGLMPPGSSKDSLAQWMEARFASNELVDPRLGGSFTSEGMAEVVGLASSCLSPSARRRPRMRLVAAELDRILEKEMALTTVMGDGGTAIVTLGSQLFTS; encoded by the exons ATGACACTGCCAACCCCGGTGGTAGCCGGCGTTGCGGCTGGCGCCGCCGCGCTGCTACtggccgccgccctcgccgtgGCGTGGTGGTGGCTCGTGATCGTGAGGCGGCGCCGGCGCCGTGACCGGAGCTCCGACACCGGATCCTCGTCGGAGGCTCCTCCTCCCACGCTGG CGGAGTGGGGCCGGTGCGGCCGCACCTCGTCGGCGCCCGAGTTCCACGGCGCCAGGCAGTTCTCGCTGGAGGAGCTGGCGCACGCCACCAACGGCTTCGCCGAGGCCAACCTGGTCGGCGCGGGGGCCTTTGGCCTGGTGTACAAGGGCCTGCTGCTAGACGGCACCGTCGTCGCCATCAAGCGCCGCGCGGGCGCGCCGCGCCAGGACTTCGCAAACGAG ATCAGGAGGCTGTCAGAGATCTGGCACCGCAACGTCGTGACGTTGATCGGCTTCTGCCAAGAAGGCGGTCTACAGATGCTGGTGTTCGAATACCTGCCCAACGCCAGTGTCAGCGGCCACTTGTACG ACACCGGCAAGGAGACGATGACCAGGCTGGAGTTCAAGCAGAGGCTGTCAATAGCCATTGGAGCAGCTAAAG GTCTGAGTCACCTCCACAGCCTGGCGCCGCCGCTGATCCACAGGGACTTCAAGACGAGCAACGTGCTGGTCGACGAGAACTTCATCGCCAAGGTGTCCGACGCCGGGATCCACAGGCTGCTGCGAGGGCCTGATGGTGGCGCCGTCGCCGCTCTGGCGAGTCGCGGTGTCTTCCAAGACCCGGA GGTACATTCATCGGCGCAGGCGCAGCTCTCTGAGACTGAGAGCAGCGACGTGTACAGCTTCGGGGTGTTCCTTCTCGAGCTGGTCACAGGCAGGGAGGCTGCGGGGCTGATGCCGCCGGGGTCCAGCAAGGACTCTCTCGCTCAATGG ATGGAGGCGCGTTTCGCCTCGAACGAGCTGGTCGACCCGAGACTGGGAGGGAGCTTCACCTCGGAGGGTATGGCGGAGGTGGTGGGCCTGGCGTCCAGCTGCCTGAGCCCGTCGGCGAGGCGGCGGCCCAGGATGCGGCTGGTGGCGGCGGAGCTGGACCGGATCCTGGAGAAGGAGATGGCCCTGACCACCGTCATGGGCGACGGCGGCACCGCCATCGTCACGCTCGGCAGCCAGCTCTTCACGTCCTGA
- the LOC109941936 gene encoding uncharacterized protein isoform X2, whose protein sequence is MFSLQSSPPPSGAAGETLRADAAAPSHLYGARCLHALSTLPQPAGVQDPAAATAPSQRQTSLAASTDSARITRFNNENEAQADALNFGQSSGWKLASSDEHSVLWQSLDSRL, encoded by the exons ATGTTCTCTCTGCAGTCCTCGCCTCCGCCCTCCGGCGCGGCGGGGGAGACTTTGCGCGCCGACGCGGCCGCGCCGTCTCATCTGTATGGCGCCCGGTGTCTCCACGCGCTCTCCACTCTCCCGCAGCCCGCAGGAGTGCAGGACCCGGCTGCCGCAACCGCCCCGTCGCAGCGCCAAACATCG CTAGCAGCTTCTACTGATTCTGCAAGAATCACAAGATTCAACAATGAAAATGAAGCTCAAGCTGATGCGCTGAACTTCGGACAGTCTTCAG GTTGGAAGTTGGCCTCTTCTGATGAACACTCGGTATTGTGGCAGTCATTGGATTCTCGTCTATAG